The Chryseobacterium sp. JV274 sequence TCCTGTTTCCAGGATGGCACTTTTCAGAGCCTGGTAATAATGTCCTTTGGCAAATTCAGCAGTAATATAGTCGTGAAGATGATCCCAGTAAGATTGTTTTACCTTTTCGTGGATTCCGATATCTCCAATGATGGTCAGATATTTTTGTTCGAAATTGACATGGAAAAGAACAGCATTCCTTTCAGCGGTTTTGTCCATATCGAGTTTTTTGAAAACCTCAAATGCTGTTTTAGCATCCCGATTATCTGTATTGGAATCAATATGTACCCG is a genomic window containing:
- a CDS encoding TPM domain-containing protein; protein product: MGNFLTNQQIASLVEAIQSAEDHSTGEIRVHIDSNTDNRDAKTAFEVFKKLDMDKTAERNAVLFHVNFEQKYLTIIGDIGIHEKVKQSYWDHLHDYITAEFAKGHYYQALKSAILETGLELKKYFPVEGENPNQLSNEITFS